One region of Streptomyces sp. CG4 genomic DNA includes:
- a CDS encoding adenine phosphoribosyltransferase: MTDIKELLLSRIRDVADYPEPGVMFKDITPLLADPAAFTALTDALAEIATNTGATKVVGLEARGFILGAPVAVRAGLGFIPVRKAGKLPGATLRQAYELEYGSAEIEVHAEDLAAGDRVLIVDDVLATGGTAEAAIQLIQRAGADVSGLAVLMELGFLGGRARLEPALGGAPLEALLQV; this comes from the coding sequence ATGACCGACATCAAGGAGCTGCTGCTCAGCCGCATCCGCGACGTCGCCGACTACCCCGAGCCGGGCGTGATGTTCAAGGACATCACGCCGCTGCTGGCGGACCCGGCCGCGTTCACGGCGCTCACCGACGCACTGGCCGAGATCGCCACGAACACCGGCGCGACCAAGGTCGTCGGTCTGGAGGCCCGGGGCTTCATCCTCGGCGCCCCGGTCGCCGTCCGCGCGGGCCTCGGCTTCATCCCGGTCCGCAAGGCGGGCAAGCTGCCCGGAGCGACGCTGCGACAGGCGTACGAGCTGGAGTACGGCTCGGCCGAGATCGAGGTGCACGCGGAGGATCTGGCCGCCGGGGACCGCGTGCTGATCGTGGACGACGTCCTCGCCACGGGGGGTACGGCCGAGGCCGCGATCCAGCTGATCCAGCGGGCCGGTGCGGATGTCTCCGGCCTCGCGGTGCTGATGGAGCTCGGCTTCCTGGGAGGCCGGGCCCGGCTGGAGCCTGCCCTGGGCGGAGCGCCGCTGGAGGCGTTGCTCCAGGTCTGA
- the ruvC gene encoding crossover junction endodeoxyribonuclease RuvC → MRVLGVDPGLTRCGVGVVEGVAGRPLTMLGVGVVRTPADADLSHRLLAVEQGIEQWLDEHRPEFVAVERVFSQHNVRTVMGTAQASAVAMLCAARRGIPVALHTPSEVKAAVTGSGRAEKAQVGAMVTRLLRLSAPPRPADAADALALAICHIWRAPAQNRLQQAVARHTVHATKGRTA, encoded by the coding sequence GTGCGCGTACTGGGGGTGGACCCGGGGCTGACCCGGTGCGGTGTCGGCGTCGTCGAGGGGGTCGCGGGCCGTCCGCTCACCATGCTCGGCGTCGGTGTCGTCCGCACCCCCGCGGACGCCGACCTCAGCCACCGCCTCCTCGCCGTCGAGCAGGGCATAGAGCAGTGGCTGGACGAGCACCGGCCCGAGTTCGTCGCCGTCGAGCGCGTCTTCAGCCAGCACAACGTACGCACGGTGATGGGCACCGCCCAGGCCAGCGCCGTGGCCATGCTGTGTGCCGCCCGGCGCGGCATCCCCGTCGCCCTGCACACCCCGAGCGAGGTCAAGGCGGCCGTCACCGGCAGCGGTCGCGCCGAAAAGGCGCAGGTCGGCGCCATGGTCACCCGGCTGCTGCGGCTCTCCGCGCCGCCCAGGCCGGCCGATGCCGCCGACGCCCTCGCGCTCGCCATCTGCCACATCTGGCGCGCCCCCGCGCAGAACCGGCTCCAGCAGGCGGTCGCCCGCCACACAGTCCACGCAACGAAAGGCCGTACGGCATGA
- the yajC gene encoding preprotein translocase subunit YajC, with protein MNAYTLLPFIVLIAAMFLMTRSAKKKQQQANQMRNEMQPGSGVRTIGGMYATVKEVGEDTVLLDAGPGVELLFAKNAIGAVLTDDEYNRIVHGIEHDLKSDADIVPDDASSLTETDESDSPAAAASDDKAVDLGKKDAGEDGAGAAEAAEAKADDEPKKTDGDSDAK; from the coding sequence GTGAATGCCTATACCCTTCTCCCGTTCATCGTGCTCATCGCGGCCATGTTCCTGATGACACGCTCGGCCAAGAAGAAGCAGCAGCAGGCCAACCAGATGCGGAACGAGATGCAGCCCGGCTCCGGTGTCCGCACGATCGGGGGTATGTACGCGACGGTCAAGGAGGTGGGCGAGGACACGGTCCTCCTCGACGCCGGCCCCGGTGTCGAGCTCCTCTTCGCCAAGAACGCGATCGGCGCCGTTCTCACCGACGACGAGTACAACCGCATCGTCCACGGCATCGAGCACGACCTGAAGTCCGACGCCGACATCGTCCCGGACGACGCCTCCTCCCTCACCGAGACCGACGAGTCCGACTCGCCCGCTGCCGCCGCCTCCGACGACAAGGCCGTCGACCTCGGTAAGAAGGATGCCGGCGAGGACGGCGCCGGCGCGGCCGAGGCCGCCGAGGCCAAGGCGGACGACGAGCCGAAGAAGACCGACGGCGACTCCGACGCGAAGTAG
- the ruvA gene encoding Holliday junction branch migration protein RuvA: MIAFVSGTVAALAPDAAVVEVGGVGMAVQCTPNTLSTLRIGQPAKLHTSLVVREDSLTLYGFGDDDERQVFELLQTASGVGPRLAQAMLAVHSPDALRRAVTTGDEKALTAVPGIGKKGAQKLLLELKDRLGEPVGTAPAIGTPVTQGWRDQLHAALIGLGYATREADEAVTAVAPQAEAAAGTPQVGQLLKAALQTLNRAR, translated from the coding sequence ATGATCGCCTTCGTCAGCGGCACGGTCGCCGCGCTCGCCCCCGACGCCGCGGTCGTCGAGGTCGGCGGCGTCGGCATGGCCGTCCAGTGCACGCCGAACACGCTGTCCACGCTCCGTATCGGCCAGCCCGCCAAGCTGCACACCTCGCTCGTCGTCCGCGAGGACTCACTGACCCTGTACGGCTTCGGCGACGACGACGAGCGCCAGGTCTTCGAGCTGCTCCAGACCGCGAGCGGCGTCGGCCCGCGCCTGGCCCAGGCCATGCTCGCCGTGCACAGCCCGGACGCGCTGCGCCGCGCCGTCACCACCGGCGACGAGAAGGCGCTCACCGCCGTCCCCGGCATCGGCAAGAAGGGTGCGCAGAAGCTGCTCCTGGAGCTGAAGGACCGGCTCGGCGAACCCGTCGGGACGGCGCCCGCGATCGGCACGCCGGTCACCCAGGGCTGGCGCGACCAGCTGCACGCGGCCCTGATCGGCCTCGGCTACGCCACCCGCGAGGCCGATGAGGCCGTCACCGCCGTGGCCCCGCAGGCCGAGGCCGCCGCCGGCACGCCCCAGGTGGGTCAGCTGCTGAAGGCCGCCCTGCAGACCCTGAACCGCGCCCGCTGA
- the ruvB gene encoding Holliday junction branch migration DNA helicase RuvB: protein MNWDDTTDTPAAERLVGASADGEDQAVEAALRPKDLGEFIGQEKVREQLDLVLRAARARGATADHVLLSGAPGLGKTTLSMIIAAEMGAPIRITSGPAIQHAGDLAAILSSLQEGEVLFLDEIHRMSRPAEEMLYMAMEDFRVDVIVGKGPGATAIPLELPPFTLVGATTRAGLLPPPLRDRFGFTAHMEFYEPHELERVVHRSAHLLDVEIESDGAAEIAGRSRGTPRIANRLLRRVRDYAQVKADGLITREIAAAALAVYEVDARGLDRLDRAVLEALLKLFGGGPVGLSTLAVAVGEERETVEEVAEPFLVREGLLARTPRGRVATPAAWAHLGLTPPRPATGGIGQQDLFGT from the coding sequence ATGAACTGGGACGACACCACCGACACCCCCGCCGCCGAGCGGCTCGTCGGTGCGTCCGCCGACGGGGAGGACCAGGCCGTCGAGGCCGCCCTGCGCCCCAAGGACCTCGGCGAGTTCATCGGCCAGGAGAAGGTCCGCGAACAGCTCGACCTCGTCCTGCGGGCCGCACGCGCGCGGGGCGCCACCGCCGACCATGTGCTGCTCTCCGGCGCGCCCGGCCTCGGCAAGACCACGTTGTCGATGATCATCGCGGCCGAGATGGGCGCGCCCATCCGCATCACCTCCGGCCCGGCCATCCAGCACGCGGGCGACCTCGCCGCGATCCTCTCCTCCCTGCAGGAGGGCGAGGTCCTCTTCCTCGACGAGATCCACCGCATGTCCCGGCCCGCCGAGGAGATGCTGTACATGGCGATGGAGGACTTCCGCGTCGACGTCATCGTCGGCAAGGGCCCCGGCGCCACCGCCATCCCGCTCGAACTGCCGCCGTTCACCCTGGTCGGCGCGACCACGCGCGCGGGCCTGCTGCCGCCCCCGTTGCGCGACCGCTTCGGCTTCACCGCGCACATGGAGTTCTACGAGCCGCACGAGCTGGAGCGCGTCGTACACCGCTCGGCTCACCTGCTCGACGTCGAGATCGAGTCGGACGGCGCCGCCGAGATCGCCGGCCGCTCCCGTGGCACGCCCCGCATCGCCAACCGGCTGTTGCGCCGCGTCCGCGACTATGCGCAGGTCAAGGCGGACGGCCTGATCACCCGCGAGATCGCCGCGGCCGCCCTCGCCGTCTACGAGGTCGACGCGCGCGGGCTCGACCGCCTCGACCGCGCCGTCCTGGAGGCCCTGCTGAAACTGTTCGGCGGCGGCCCGGTCGGCCTCTCGACGCTCGCCGTCGCGGTGGGGGAGGAGCGGGAGACCGTCGAGGAGGTCGCCGAACCGTTCCTCGTCCGTGAGGGCCTGCTCGCCCGTACCCCGCGCGGCCGGGTCGCCACGCCCGCCGCCTGGGCGCACCTCGGTCTGACCCCGCCCCGCCCGGCGACCGGGGGAATCGGACAACAGGATCTGTTCGGGACCTGA
- the secD gene encoding protein translocase subunit SecD, protein MAAPKRGRSASAQSKPGRSLALILIAIVALTGGMFLSGNTTPRLGIDLAGGTSITLKAKADQGSAINKANMDTAVDIMNRRVNGLGVSEAEVQTQGNDNIIVNIPKGTNSKEAQAQVGTTAKLYFRPVLASEPNSTPAQSPSPSASSGGSSTPKPSASPSHSASSKEKASSSSTASPKASATSQGRAVSDALKAGSTPSPSSSSGSGKPSATPSASASGAGSAAAKLQAQYAALDCTKPDQLAKVGGAAKPGEPTVACGKIRKVWYKYVLGPAAVDGTEVKNAAARFDTQGASGWQVVMNFTSSGSKKFADVTGQLAKNQAPQNEFGIVLDGEVVSSPYVSQAITGGQAEISGSFTQQDAQSLANMLSYGALPLSFQEQSVTTVTAALGGEQLHAGLLAGAIGLALVVLYLVVYYRGLSLVAMASLLVSAILTYVIMSLLGPTIHFALNLPAVCGAIVAIGITADSFIVYFERIRDEIREGRSLRPAVERAWPRARRTILVSDFVSFLAAAVLFIVTVGKVQGFAFTLGLTTVLDVVVVFFFTKPLMTLLARRKFFADGHKWSGLDPQSLGAKPPLRRTRRPAGPVAGSVDPKEA, encoded by the coding sequence GTGGCAGCACCTAAGAGGGGCCGGAGTGCGAGCGCCCAGAGCAAGCCGGGGCGCTCGCTGGCCCTCATCCTGATCGCCATCGTGGCGCTCACCGGAGGCATGTTCCTGTCCGGGAACACCACTCCGCGTCTCGGCATCGACCTCGCCGGTGGTACGAGCATCACGCTCAAGGCGAAGGCCGACCAGGGGTCCGCGATCAACAAGGCCAACATGGACACCGCGGTCGACATCATGAACCGCCGTGTCAACGGCCTCGGCGTCTCCGAGGCGGAGGTGCAGACCCAGGGGAACGACAACATCATCGTCAACATCCCCAAGGGCACCAACTCCAAGGAAGCGCAAGCGCAGGTCGGCACCACCGCCAAGCTGTACTTCCGCCCGGTCCTGGCCAGCGAGCCCAACAGCACGCCTGCCCAGAGCCCGTCGCCGAGCGCCTCCTCCGGCGGCAGCTCCACGCCGAAGCCGAGCGCGAGCCCCTCCCACAGCGCCTCCTCCAAGGAGAAGGCCTCCTCGTCCTCCACCGCGTCCCCCAAGGCCTCGGCGACCTCCCAGGGCCGCGCCGTCAGCGACGCGCTGAAGGCCGGCTCCACCCCCTCGCCCAGCTCCTCCTCCGGCAGCGGCAAGCCGTCGGCCACCCCCTCGGCCTCCGCGAGCGGCGCCGGCTCGGCCGCCGCCAAGCTCCAGGCCCAGTACGCCGCCCTGGACTGCACCAAGCCCGACCAGCTGGCCAAGGTCGGCGGCGCCGCCAAGCCCGGCGAACCCACGGTGGCCTGCGGCAAGATCCGGAAGGTCTGGTACAAGTACGTGCTCGGCCCGGCCGCCGTGGACGGCACCGAGGTGAAGAACGCCGCCGCCCGGTTCGACACCCAGGGTGCCTCCGGCTGGCAGGTCGTGATGAACTTCACCTCCAGCGGCTCCAAGAAGTTCGCGGACGTCACCGGGCAGCTGGCGAAGAACCAGGCCCCGCAGAACGAATTCGGCATCGTCCTCGACGGCGAGGTCGTCTCCAGCCCGTACGTGAGCCAGGCCATCACCGGCGGCCAGGCGGAGATCTCCGGCAGCTTCACCCAGCAGGACGCCCAGAGCCTCGCCAACATGCTGTCGTACGGCGCTCTGCCGCTCTCCTTCCAGGAGCAGTCCGTCACCACCGTCACCGCCGCGCTCGGCGGTGAGCAGCTGCACGCCGGTCTGCTCGCCGGCGCGATCGGCCTCGCACTGGTCGTGCTCTATCTGGTGGTCTACTACCGCGGCCTGTCGCTTGTCGCCATGGCTTCGCTGCTGGTCTCGGCGATCCTCACCTATGTGATCATGTCGCTGCTCGGCCCGACCATCCACTTCGCGCTGAACCTGCCGGCCGTCTGCGGTGCCATCGTCGCCATCGGTATCACCGCGGACTCGTTCATCGTGTACTTCGAACGCATCCGGGACGAGATCCGCGAGGGCCGCTCGCTGCGCCCCGCCGTCGAGCGGGCCTGGCCGCGCGCCCGGCGCACCATCCTGGTCTCCGACTTCGTGTCGTTCCTCGCCGCCGCCGTCCTGTTCATCGTGACCGTCGGCAAGGTCCAGGGCTTCGCGTTCACCCTCGGCCTGACCACCGTGCTCGACGTCGTCGTCGTCTTCTTCTTCACCAAGCCGCTGATGACGCTGCTCGCCCGCCGCAAGTTCTTCGCGGACGGCCACAAGTGGTCCGGCCTCGACCCGCAGAGCCTGGGTGCCAAGCCGCCGCTGCGCCGCACCCGCCGTCCCGCCGGTCCTGTCGCCGGCTCTGTCGACCCGAAGGAGGCCTGA
- the secF gene encoding protein translocase subunit SecF produces MSKLGNLGARLHRGEISYDFVGKRKIWYGISILITITAIVGLAVRGLNMGIEFKGGAVFTTPTGMSTSVAQAETYAKDASGHEAIVQKLGNGSLRIQIAGIDTGQSDKIKQELAKDLSLNPEKLAADLVGPSWGEQIANKAWEGLGIFMVLVVIYLAIAFEWRMAVAALVALIHDITITTGIYALVGFEVTPGTVIGLLTILGYSLYDTVVVFDSLKEQTKDITKQTRLTYSDIANQSINGTLVRSINTTVVALLPVAGLLFIGGGFLGAGTLNDISLSLFVGLAAGAYSSIFIATPLVADLKEREPAMKALTKRVMAKRAQAAAEEDLAADRADAEPADAAPAVVGPRNQPASRNRGRGRPSGKRR; encoded by the coding sequence ATGTCGAAACTCGGCAACCTCGGCGCTCGACTGCACCGCGGCGAGATCTCGTACGACTTCGTCGGCAAGCGCAAGATCTGGTACGGCATCTCCATCCTGATCACCATCACGGCCATCGTCGGCCTGGCGGTGCGCGGCCTGAACATGGGCATCGAGTTCAAGGGCGGCGCGGTCTTCACCACGCCGACCGGGATGAGCACCTCGGTGGCCCAGGCGGAGACGTACGCCAAGGACGCCTCCGGCCACGAGGCGATCGTGCAGAAGCTCGGCAACGGCAGCCTGCGCATCCAGATCGCCGGCATCGACACCGGCCAGTCCGACAAGATCAAGCAGGAACTGGCCAAGGACCTCAGCCTCAACCCCGAGAAGCTCGCCGCCGACCTGGTCGGCCCGAGCTGGGGCGAGCAGATCGCCAACAAGGCTTGGGAGGGCCTAGGCATCTTCATGGTGCTCGTCGTGATCTATCTGGCCATCGCCTTCGAGTGGCGCATGGCCGTCGCGGCCCTGGTCGCGCTGATCCACGACATCACCATCACGACCGGTATCTACGCCCTGGTCGGCTTCGAGGTCACGCCCGGCACGGTCATCGGTCTGCTGACGATCCTCGGTTACTCGCTCTACGACACGGTCGTCGTCTTCGACAGCCTCAAGGAGCAGACGAAGGACATCACCAAGCAGACCCGCCTCACCTACAGCGACATCGCCAACCAGTCGATCAACGGCACGCTGGTCCGCTCGATCAACACCACCGTGGTTGCCCTGCTGCCGGTCGCCGGCCTGCTGTTCATCGGCGGCGGCTTCCTCGGCGCCGGCACGCTGAACGACATCTCGCTGTCGCTGTTCGTCGGTCTCGCGGCCGGTGCCTACTCCTCGATCTTCATCGCCACCCCGCTCGTCGCCGACCTCAAGGAGCGCGAGCCGGCGATGAAGGCCCTCACCAAGCGGGTCATGGCCAAGCGCGCCCAGGCCGCCGCCGAGGAGGACCTCGCCGCGGACCGGGCCGACGCCGAGCCCGCCGACGCCGCCCCCGCCGTCGTGGGCCCGCGCAACCAGCCCGCGTCCCGCAACCGCGGCCGTGGCCGACCCTCCGGGAAGCGCCGATGA